In the genome of Rhizobium binae, the window TAATCGCGCTCGCCGGCACCGGCGATTTCGTCCTCTTTCACGTGGACGTTCACCATATCCTGGCGACGGCTCAAAGTTTCACAATCTGTCATCTTAATTACTCCTGCAACACATCAGGAGCCGCGTCCCGAGAGCAAACCCTCACCCTCGCGCCGAAGCCTGCCCCAAATGCGAGCATCATGTGTGTCTTCAATCGCGGGAATTGAAGGGGCGATGCGCAAACGCAGTGTTCAAGAAATCGATCTAATGAACGCAAAATATCGTGAAGCTCTGGCTCATCGAAACGATACGCGCTAATCCGGAGGGAAAGTTCGTCTGGATGGTCCCATGAGCATATCCTTCGGCGCCATGTCGGTCGCCCAGCTTTCCGTCCTCATTCAGAGCGGCGCAGCCGATCCGGTCGATGTGGCCGAGGCCGTCTTTGACGCCATCGCGAATAACGCCGACAAGGCCGTTTTCACCACACTGCTTGAAGAACGGGCGATAGAGGAAGCGCGCGCGTCTTCCGAACGGCTGCGGCAGGGGCGCTCGCTCGGACTGCTGGACGGTATTCCGATCGCCTGGAAAGATCTTTTCGACATCGAAGGTGTGACGACGACGGCGGGTTCGCGCATCCTGGCAGGGGATGCGCCGGCCAAGCGGGATGCGGCCGTCGTCGCTTTGCTGAGGAATGCCGGCATGGTCGCCATCGGCCGCACCAATATGAGCGAGTTCGCCTTCTCCGGCCTCGGTATCAATCCTCATTACGGCACGCCGGTCAATCCGCGAAGCTCCGACCGTCCGCGCATCCCCGGCGGCTCCTCCTCGGGCGCCGGCGTCGCCGTCGCCGCTGGACTGGTTCCGGTCGCGATGGGCACGGATACCGGTGGGTCGGTGCGCATTCCCGCCGCCTTCAACGGCATCGTCGGCTACAAGGCGACGCGGGGCCGCTATGCGATGGACGGTGTCTATCCGCTGGCGAAAAGCCTGGATTCGTTGGGGCCGCTCTGCCGCACCGTCAAGGATGCGGTCTGGATCGATGCGGCGATGCGCGGCCTGACGGCGCCCGAGGTCGCGGAGCCCTCGTTGCAGGGGCTGGAATTGCTGGTGCCTGAAAACATCGTCTTCGATGGGGCCGAACCGGGTGTTGTCGCGGCGTTCGAAGCGGCCCTGGAGCGCCTTCAAAAGGTCGGTATGCGGATTTCACGCATCACCATCCCGGCTTTCGACCGGATAATCGATCTGCTGACGAAATACGGCCCCCTGGTGACGGCGCAAGCCTATGCTCTTCATCAGGAGAGGCTGTCGGGGCCGGAAGCGGACCGCATGGATCATCGTGTCGTCATGCGCACCCGCTTGGGAGCGAGGACGACTGCGCCGCATTACATGGCCCTCCTCGAAGCGCGCAGCCGGATGATCGTCGATGTCGACCGCTTCGTCGGCGACCGCCTGATCGCCTTTCCGACGGTCGCCCACGTGGCTCCGCTGATCGCGCCGCTGGAACAGGATGACGAGCTCTTCTTCGCCACGAACAACAAGACGCTGCGCAACACCATGTTCGGCAACTTCCTCGACTGGTGCGGTGTCTCCGTGCCCTGCGGCACCGGCGAGGCCGGCATGCCGATCGGCCTGCTGTTGTCGGCAACGGCGCGCCGCGACGAGACGCTGCTTGGGGCAGCTCTTGCCGCCGAACCGATCATCCGCGGCGATTTCGCCTGATCGACAATTGAACCGATGGGCGTTTATTGCCATTGATGGCATCAGGAGATCCTGGGAGGACGGCAGATGCAGCTTTTGCAAAGCGGACGTTTCGCAGTTTCGACATGGTCGCTGCATCGTTTGCTCGGCGCGGTCCATGCCTATAGCCCCGACCCCGACAAAAGCGCGGCGCCGAAGGAGCCCTACGGCCCCGGCAGCGCGGCGCTGATCGACGTGCCGGCGATGCTGGCGGCGCGCGGCATCAACCGGCTGGAGATCTGTTCTTTCCACCTGCCGAGCCTCGATGCCGGCTATCTCAGCGAACTTCGTGACGCGATGACGGCGTCGAACGTGCTGTTCCAGACCCTGCTCGTCGAGGACGGCGATCCCAGTCATGCCGGGACGGCCGAGCGCGACGTTGGTTGGATGGCGGAGTGGATCGGCATTGCCGCCGCCCTCGGAGCGCAGAGAATGCGCATCATCGCCGGCAAGCAGCAGCCGACTGAGGAGAATCTTGGCCGAGCCGCCCGCCACCTGACCTGGCTGGCCGACAAAGCGGAGGGCAGCGGCGTGCGTGTCGTCGTCGAGAACTGGTTCGACCTCTTACCGTCCCCGGTCGAAATGAACTGGCTGCTCGATCGGCTGGATGGCAAGGTCGGGCTCAATGGCGACCTCGGCAACTGGTCGGCACCCGAGAAATATGCGGGCCTGGCCGATATCATGCGGCGGGCGGAAATCTGCCACGCCAAGGCCGATTACAATGCCGGCGGCCTCGATGCAGACGATTACCGCCAGTGCCTGGAGATGTGCGAAAGGGCCGGTTACACCGGTCCCTTCACGCTGATCTATGATTCGCCTTTCTTCGCCGACGAATGGGATGGCATCCTGCTGCAAAAGACCTTCATCGAGGATTTTCTCAGCGGGGCGCCGGCGCGCCGGACGGTTTGAACCAAAGCGTTCCCGTTAATCGTGTCGCGGGAACCGCTGGCTTTCCTCCAGCACGTTCAGATCCATGTGGTTGCGCATATAGCGCTCCGATGCTTTCTGCAGCGGCTGATAATCCCATGGATAATAGGCGCCGTTGCGCAGCGCCGCGTAGACCACCCAGCGGCGGGCCTGGCTTTCGCGCACGGCCGCGTCGAAATCGGCAAGGTTCCAGCGCCGGCCGGCTTGCTCGACAAGCCATGCCAGAATGTCGGCATGCGCCGGGTCGGCTGCCAGATTTTCGCGCTCTTGCGGATCGGCCTCGAGATCGAACAGCATCGGCGGGTCCTTCTCGCAAAGCGAGAGCTTGTAGCGCCCGTCCCTCAAGCAGACGAGCGGCGCCTCGGAGCCTTCCGCGGCATATTCCATCGGTACCGGGCCGCGGCTGCCGGTGCCCTTCGCAAGGGCCGCGAGATCTTGGCCTTCGGTCCAAGGCTTCAACGACGCGATATCGATGCCGGCGAGACCGGCAAGCGTCGGCGTCACATCAAGGGTCGAGACGGGCTGCTCGATGCGCTTCGGCGTCCAGCCGGGGGCTGCGATCATCAGCGGCACGCGGGACGATCCTTCGAAGAAGTTCATCTTGAACCAGAGGCCGCGATCGCCCAGCATGTCGCCATGGTCGGACACGAAGAGGACGATGGTGTTCTCGGCCATGCGGCTGCGTTCCAGGACGTCGAGAAGCTCGCCGATCTTTTCGTCGATATAGGAGATATTGGCGAAATAGCCGCGTCTTGCCCGCCTGATCTGCTCGTTGCTGATGTCGAACGCATCGTGCTCGCAAGCTTTCATCAGACGCTGAGAATGAGGATCCTGCTGCTCGAAAGGGATCGGCGCTATGGCCGGGTCGAGGGCTACACAGTCCTCATAGAGATCCCAGAATTTGCGGCGCGCGACATAGGGATCGTGCGGATGGGTGAAGCTGACGGTCAGGCACCAGGGCCGCTCATCATGACCGCGCGACAGATCGAAGAGCTTGCGGGTGGCGTGGTAGGCGACCTCGTCGTCATATTCCATCTGGTTGGTGATCTCGGCAACGCCGGCGCCGGTGACCGAGCCGAGATTGTGATACCACCAGTCGATGCGCTCGCCGGGCTTGGTATAATCGGGCGTCCAGCCGAAATCGGCGGGGTAAATATCCGTCGTCAGGCGCTCCTCGAAGCCGTGAAGCTGGTCAGGACCGACGAAATGCATCTTGCCTGACAGCGCCGTCTGATATCCGGCTGCGCGCAGGTGATGCGCATAGGTCGGGATATCGGAGGCAAATTCTGCCGCATTGTCATAGACGCGCGTCCGGCTCGGCAATTGTCCGGACATGAAAGAGGCTCGCGCCGGCGCGCAGAGCGGGCTTGCCGTATAGGTATTGGCGAAACGCACGGAGCGGCGGGCCAATGATTTCAGGTGCGGCGCGTGAAGAAAATCGGCGGGCCCATCGGGAAAGAAGGTTCCGTTCAACTGGTCCACCATCAGAATGAGGATGTTTGGGCGCGCCATGTCGATTCCCCTATTGCTATTTGAAGATTTTATTGAAACGCCTATCATGAGAGCTGTAAAGACAGCTTCTTTCGATGGCTGCTCAAAGGAATTTTTATGTCAGATCGCCCTCCTGAGCTCGGATGGATGCGCCTGTTCGTCGAGGTTGCGCGGCTCGGGAGCTTTTCGGCGTCGGCAACGCTTCTCGGGCTGACCCAACCGGCCGTCAGCTACCAGATCCGCCGGCTGGAACAGCAGTTCGGCGTCGGCCTGCTGCGCCGCCAGCATCGTGGCGTCGAATTGACGGCAGAAGGCGAGCGGCTTCTGGAGGTTGCGGCAAGGGCGGTCGGCGACATCGATGCGCTCGCCCGCAGTTTCCGCGCCGAAGCCCAGAGACCGGTCGTCAGGCTCAGAACCGACTATGCTTTCTCGGCGCTTTGGCTGATCCCCCGCATGGATGGCTTTCGACGTCTGCATCCGGAAACGGACATACAGATCGTCGCGACGCAGAGGCTTGCGGCCGGATTTCGCGACGAAGCCGATGTTGCGGTGGTTTTCGGTACGCGCGCCGAGTTCGACGCGGTCGGCACCCTTCTGTTGCCGGAGAGGGTCGTGCCCGTCTGCACGCGGGGATTCCTCGATCGCAACGGACCCTTCGACGATCCAAGGCAATTGGCTGGCTCAAGGCTGATCCATCTCGACGCGCCGTTGCCATCGCCCTGGTTCGACTGGCGCACTTATTTTGCCGAATTCTCCATCCTGCGCGACGCCCCTGCCGGCCGCGGTGATATCAGCTTCAACACCTATTCATTGGTCGTTCAGTCGGCGTTGAGCGAGCAGGGCGTGGCGCTCGGCTGGAAGGGGCTCGTCGACACACTCCTTTCGGCAGGCATGTTGCTGGAAGCCGGGCCGTCACTGGATGCAGCCGACCGCGGTTACTGGCTGGTACCGCCGCGATCGGCAAGCGCCCAAAGCGAGAAGCTCAGCACGTGGCTGATGAACGAGGCGGGGAAGGTCGGCTAGCTCGACCGCGCCGCATGGTGGAAAGGCTCTGACGGCGGTTATCCCAGATAACCACCGCCACATCCGAATGCTCACCAGACGCCTCGCAAGGTATGGATATAGTTGAAGCCTTTTCGAATCCGAGTCTTAGCCGATTTTTCTCGTCACAAAGAAACTCATCGCAACTTTTTCGTCACCATTTGGCATTGACGTGAACGGTGCTCGAAATTCCTTGCGTCCTAGTCCGTCCGTACGGATGTACTGGAGTTCCGCAAGGATTTCGAAGCCGCTCTCCTGCATCAGACTGATGTGATGGCTGCGCCACTTCCGATTTATCAGGTAGGGTCGTCGTCCACGCATCATCGTCCACGTGGGCGCGCTCAGAACCCAGTGCCCATTCCAGTCGCTTGACAGACCGTGAGATTGGAAGTCGATCAGGTGCGTCGCAAACCCTCCTGGCTTCAGCCACCGGGCAATAGCGACATAGGTATCAACGAGGTTGTCCACGTGCTCCATGACTGAATGCGTCATCAGCCAGTCAGCCACGCCCGCCTGCAGTACGTTGAAATCGGTCCATGGCGCGACGAACTTTAATCGTTCGCTGCCATTCACGAGGTCCGCCTTCAGTGCGTCGATTGCCTCCGCACTGAGCCGCTGTTGCACGATCCCATCTATCCGATCCCAGGCGAAGTTTGTCGGTGACGGCGGAAAAAAGATGTCACCCGATACGGTGTTATCCCAAAATGCGGCCCGCTCGCCGAAGAGTTCAATCAAACCGTCCAGGACTTCAAGATCGTGCTCGATGCTCCGGTGCTCTTGCAAATCGAGCCCGATGTACGTGTCGACGCCCGCAAGCAGTGCGGCAAGCCCAACACCAAGCGAACTTCCGGGGCCGACCTCGACCAATACTTCAGGTCTTTTGCCGTTCAGCCAGGGCGCTAGGTGACCGTAGTGGCGAAAGAAAAGGTCATAACAGTGGCGCGCAGAAGCAGTGCCCCCTTCTACGTGCGTATTTCGCAGTTGCGGAAGGACAAAGGAACCCAGTCCCTTGGCTAGGGAGCGAAGTGCAACATGGGTCATGGCGCCACCTTTTTCATCGAAACTCCAGCACGGCAATGTCCGGCGTGCTCTACCCAACAGAATTCGCGTGCAACATCATCAGAGACCAAAGAAAAGCCAAGCAATATGGTTCGGCCTTGGACTCGTTGGTTGCCATTGTACGCGGCTCATAGTGATTGATATTTTCATGAAGCTAAAGTCATTCATTGGGTGTACGGCAATAATCACTATGACCATGGCTGGATTGCTGCAGCGCATGAGGGGCTGCCTCAAAAAGAATCGAGTGATGTCAGAGAGTTGTGGTTACTTCGGATTTGCAAGGTTCGATGAAGTTCTTCCTCCCGTACTGGATCGTGGCTTGCGAGCGATCTATGCAACATGAGTAACGGAGAGGGCATTCGATAAGGGAGCGGGTGTATTTCGTTCTCCTGGTCTATACGGGGATTTCAAAAGCGCCACATGGATGCCCGCGGATCTGGGTGGCCAGCAGCAGCCTTGCGGCTCACCACGCCTCAACGACGACGTTTGTGCCCAGGAGAAGCCTTGTCATCGGCGATGACGATCGACATTGTGGGATCGAATCCATCGCGAAGGGGCTGAAGCGTGCGAACCATCGGATATGTCATCGGACTGCTCATGGTCGTGTTCGGCCTGATCTGGATCGGGCAGGGAAGCGGCTATTTTCCTTATCCGGCATCGAGTTTCATGATTGCCCAAAAGATCTGGATGTTCTGGGGCGCCGTTCTGGCGGCGGCGGGCATCGTCGTGACGATCATCATCTCGCGGCTTCGCCGGAGAGGATGAATTGCTGCCGCCGTTTGGCGGCAATCCGGCCGCTGGCGGCCTATCGAAATGAGGAGAATGGCATGAGCGCAGCTGAAATCGACGGTTTTGCCGACCGTATCAGGAAGCACCAGGGCGGTATGATCTCGGCCTGGGTCGGCATCCCCGACGCTATGCTCGTCAACCATCTGGCGCAGGAAGCTTTCGATGCCGTCGTGCTGGATATGCAGCATGGTATGTGGGACATGCAGTCGGCGGCTAATGCCGTTGCCCAGGCGCGTCTTGCCGGTAAGCCGGCCATCGCGCGCATTCCGGTCGGCGATTTCGCCTCCGCTTCGCGGCTGCTCGATGCCGGGGCCTCCGGCATCATTGCGCCGATGATCAATTCGGCCGAGGATGCGCGAGCCCTCGTCCGGACGACGAAATATCCGCCGCTCGGCGAGCGCAGCTGGGGACCGTCCCTGGCGCTGAACCATAGCGGCCTGTCGGCCGATGCCTATCTGAAGACTGCCAACGACCTCACAGTCGCCATCGCCATGGTCGAGACCCGCGCGGCGCTCGATGCGATTGACGGCATTCTTGGCGTCACCGGCATCGATGGCATTTTCGTCGGCCCCGCCGACCTTTCGATTGCGCTGTCGAACGGCGACCAGGTGGCGCCGAATGCGGCCGAGATCGACAGCGCCATGCAGCACGCGGTTGCGCGTTGCCGCGCTCACGGCAAATTCGCCTGCGCCTATGCCGGCGATGGCGAGCGGGCCGGCGAACTGCTGAAGTTCGGCTTTGATCTGGTCATCGCCGGCGCCGAGACCCTACAGCTACGCGCCGGCGCCCGCCGCGCCATCAATGCCGCCCGCAGGATCGCTTCGGGCAGCTGAACTTCGTCAGCGAGTCGATTTAACCCCCAGCCAGATGACGTGGCGGGCGCCGCGTTTGCGGCCGGCGCGGCTATTGACGACATCGACGGCAAAGCCGCTGTCCTTGAGGCGGCGTGTAAAATCGGGATCGGGCCCGGACGACCAGACGGCGAGCACGCCGCCGGGGCGAAGCGCGTCGCGGGCGGCGCGCAGGCCGGCGAAATCATAGAGCCGGTCGTTGGATTTGCGGGTCAGCCCATCCGGTCCATTGTCGACATCGAGCAGGATCGCATCATAGGCGCTCTTGCCGGCGCGGATCTCCTCGCCGACATCGCCCTGATGGATGCCGACGCGGGGATCGTCGAGGCAGCCCTTGAACACCTCGGCCATCGGCCCGCGCGCCCAGGCGACGACGGCCGGCACCAGTTCCGCGACGGTGACGTCGGCATCATCGGGAAGGACGGCGAGAGCGGCGCGCAGGGTAAAACCCATGCCGAGCCCACCGATCAGCATCCTAGGCTTCGGATGCGTCTTGATCCGCTCCCAGGAAAGCGTGGCGAGAGCTTCTTCCGAGCCGCTGAGGCGGCTGTTCATCAGTTCGTTGGCGCCGAGCATGATCGAGAACTCGCTGCCGCGCTGCTTGAGGCGCAACTCGCCGCCTTCGCCGGGAATGGTCGCGGAATCGAGCTGAATCCAGGGCAGCATGATGATCGCCTCACATGAAAGAGCCGTCCCCTAACACAGGCAGAGGAGCGAAACCAGCAAACCGGCGTCAGACCATCCGCATGAAGTGCTCCGGCTCCGCTTCGACGACATCGTCCCGCGGCGCGGCCGAACGGCGGCGGATATCGTCGACCTCGTCGGGCCTCAGCCGCGCCTTCGGATCCTCGAAACGGACGTCGGGGTCCGGCACGGCCGAGAGCAGCAACCTGGTATAGGGATGCAGCGGATTGTCGATCACCCGGGCGGTGCTGCCCCATTCGACGATCTGGCCCGCATACATCACAGCGATGTCTTCGGCGACATACCGGGCGGTGGCGATATCATGGGTGATGTAGAGCAGGCCGAGATTCATCTCCTGCTTCATCTCGTTCAACAGGTTGAGCACGCCGAGGCGCACCGAAACGTCGAGCATCGAGGTCGGCTCGTCGGCGACGATCACCTCCGGTTTGACGGCAAGGGCGCGGGCGATGTTGACGCGCTGGCGCTGGCCGCCGGAGAGCTCATGCGGATATTTCGGCGCGACGAGATCGGGATCGAGCCTGACGCGCTGCATCAGTTCGCGGATGGTGACGTCGATCTCCGCCCCCTTGATGTCCGGGCGATGCAGTTTCAGCGGCCGCCGGAGGTGGTGCGCGATGGTATGGGCGGGGTTCAGCGAGGCGAAGGGATCCTGGAAGATCATCTGCACCGAGCGGCGGTAGCGGGCGATTTCAGCGGAATTCGCCGTCTCGACCGGCCGGCCCTTGTAGAGGATGCGGCCCGATGTCGGCCGATATTCGCGCATCGCCATGCGGGCGCAGGTGGTCTTGCCGCTGCCGGATTCGCCGACCAGCGCCAGCGCCCGGCCTGCGCGCAGCGAAAAGGAGATCGAGCGGGCAGCATGAACCGCAGAGGCGCCGTGGCCGAACGTCTTCGTCACTGCGTCGAGCGCAAGGATAGTATCTGTCACAGCAGCACGCCTCCATGCAGCGAGGGGAAGGAGCCCCAGAGCTTCTTCGTGTAGTCGTGC includes:
- a CDS encoding amidase — translated: MSISFGAMSVAQLSVLIQSGAADPVDVAEAVFDAIANNADKAVFTTLLEERAIEEARASSERLRQGRSLGLLDGIPIAWKDLFDIEGVTTTAGSRILAGDAPAKRDAAVVALLRNAGMVAIGRTNMSEFAFSGLGINPHYGTPVNPRSSDRPRIPGGSSSGAGVAVAAGLVPVAMGTDTGGSVRIPAAFNGIVGYKATRGRYAMDGVYPLAKSLDSLGPLCRTVKDAVWIDAAMRGLTAPEVAEPSLQGLELLVPENIVFDGAEPGVVAAFEAALERLQKVGMRISRITIPAFDRIIDLLTKYGPLVTAQAYALHQERLSGPEADRMDHRVVMRTRLGARTTAPHYMALLEARSRMIVDVDRFVGDRLIAFPTVAHVAPLIAPLEQDDELFFATNNKTLRNTMFGNFLDWCGVSVPCGTGEAGMPIGLLLSATARRDETLLGAALAAEPIIRGDFA
- a CDS encoding sugar phosphate isomerase/epimerase family protein, producing the protein MQLLQSGRFAVSTWSLHRLLGAVHAYSPDPDKSAAPKEPYGPGSAALIDVPAMLAARGINRLEICSFHLPSLDAGYLSELRDAMTASNVLFQTLLVEDGDPSHAGTAERDVGWMAEWIGIAAALGAQRMRIIAGKQQPTEENLGRAARHLTWLADKAEGSGVRVVVENWFDLLPSPVEMNWLLDRLDGKVGLNGDLGNWSAPEKYAGLADIMRRAEICHAKADYNAGGLDADDYRQCLEMCERAGYTGPFTLIYDSPFFADEWDGILLQKTFIEDFLSGAPARRTV
- the betC gene encoding choline-sulfatase, with the translated sequence MARPNILILMVDQLNGTFFPDGPADFLHAPHLKSLARRSVRFANTYTASPLCAPARASFMSGQLPSRTRVYDNAAEFASDIPTYAHHLRAAGYQTALSGKMHFVGPDQLHGFEERLTTDIYPADFGWTPDYTKPGERIDWWYHNLGSVTGAGVAEITNQMEYDDEVAYHATRKLFDLSRGHDERPWCLTVSFTHPHDPYVARRKFWDLYEDCVALDPAIAPIPFEQQDPHSQRLMKACEHDAFDISNEQIRRARRGYFANISYIDEKIGELLDVLERSRMAENTIVLFVSDHGDMLGDRGLWFKMNFFEGSSRVPLMIAAPGWTPKRIEQPVSTLDVTPTLAGLAGIDIASLKPWTEGQDLAALAKGTGSRGPVPMEYAAEGSEAPLVCLRDGRYKLSLCEKDPPMLFDLEADPQERENLAADPAHADILAWLVEQAGRRWNLADFDAAVRESQARRWVVYAALRNGAYYPWDYQPLQKASERYMRNHMDLNVLEESQRFPRHD
- a CDS encoding choline sulfate utilization transcriptional regulator encodes the protein MSDRPPELGWMRLFVEVARLGSFSASATLLGLTQPAVSYQIRRLEQQFGVGLLRRQHRGVELTAEGERLLEVAARAVGDIDALARSFRAEAQRPVVRLRTDYAFSALWLIPRMDGFRRLHPETDIQIVATQRLAAGFRDEADVAVVFGTRAEFDAVGTLLLPERVVPVCTRGFLDRNGPFDDPRQLAGSRLIHLDAPLPSPWFDWRTYFAEFSILRDAPAGRGDISFNTYSLVVQSALSEQGVALGWKGLVDTLLSAGMLLEAGPSLDAADRGYWLVPPRSASAQSEKLSTWLMNEAGKVG
- a CDS encoding HpcH/HpaI aldolase family protein; its protein translation is MSAAEIDGFADRIRKHQGGMISAWVGIPDAMLVNHLAQEAFDAVVLDMQHGMWDMQSAANAVAQARLAGKPAIARIPVGDFASASRLLDAGASGIIAPMINSAEDARALVRTTKYPPLGERSWGPSLALNHSGLSADAYLKTANDLTVAIAMVETRAALDAIDGILGVTGIDGIFVGPADLSIALSNGDQVAPNAAEIDSAMQHAVARCRAHGKFACAYAGDGERAGELLKFGFDLVIAGAETLQLRAGARRAINAARRIASGS
- a CDS encoding spermidine synthase, which codes for MLPWIQLDSATIPGEGGELRLKQRGSEFSIMLGANELMNSRLSGSEEALATLSWERIKTHPKPRMLIGGLGMGFTLRAALAVLPDDADVTVAELVPAVVAWARGPMAEVFKGCLDDPRVGIHQGDVGEEIRAGKSAYDAILLDVDNGPDGLTRKSNDRLYDFAGLRAARDALRPGGVLAVWSSGPDPDFTRRLKDSGFAVDVVNSRAGRKRGARHVIWLGVKSTR
- a CDS encoding ABC transporter ATP-binding protein codes for the protein MTDTILALDAVTKTFGHGASAVHAARSISFSLRAGRALALVGESGSGKTTCARMAMREYRPTSGRILYKGRPVETANSAEIARYRRSVQMIFQDPFASLNPAHTIAHHLRRPLKLHRPDIKGAEIDVTIRELMQRVRLDPDLVAPKYPHELSGGQRQRVNIARALAVKPEVIVADEPTSMLDVSVRLGVLNLLNEMKQEMNLGLLYITHDIATARYVAEDIAVMYAGQIVEWGSTARVIDNPLHPYTRLLLSAVPDPDVRFEDPKARLRPDEVDDIRRRSAAPRDDVVEAEPEHFMRMV